The following proteins are encoded in a genomic region of Porphyrobacter sp. CACIAM 03H1:
- a CDS encoding NmrA family NAD(P)-binding protein: protein MPVVIDRVLVTGGTGKTGQLVARQLSLRGIEARIATRNPSSADQIRFDWTDPATHGPALEGIGAVYMVAPTDRTEQLPVIRPFLEQAVLQVPGRLVLLSASSLEAGGPMMGGIHAWLAANAPLWTVLRPSWFMQNFTTQHLPSMLHEGCLYSATADGRVPFIDAADIAAVAVEALADPALASRDYVLTGPEALTYHEVAQAISARIGRPVRHCRLSVCELASRYATFGVPEAYALTLARMDEAIAHGAEDRTTDEVQRITGRPPHSFADFLEDQRAVFASPLA, encoded by the coding sequence ATGCCGGTCGTGATTGATCGGGTCCTCGTCACCGGCGGCACGGGAAAGACCGGCCAGCTCGTCGCCCGGCAGCTGTCGCTTCGCGGGATCGAGGCACGGATCGCAACGCGAAATCCTTCCTCGGCCGATCAGATCCGGTTCGACTGGACCGACCCTGCGACCCACGGCCCGGCGCTCGAGGGCATCGGCGCCGTCTATATGGTCGCTCCGACCGACCGGACCGAGCAGCTGCCGGTTATCCGCCCGTTCCTGGAGCAGGCGGTGTTACAGGTTCCCGGCCGGCTGGTGTTGCTGAGCGCCTCGTCGCTCGAGGCCGGCGGCCCGATGATGGGGGGAATTCACGCGTGGCTTGCCGCCAATGCGCCGCTCTGGACGGTTTTGCGTCCGAGCTGGTTCATGCAGAATTTCACGACCCAGCATCTGCCGTCGATGCTGCACGAGGGGTGCCTCTATTCCGCGACAGCGGACGGGCGCGTCCCTTTCATCGATGCCGCGGACATCGCCGCCGTGGCGGTGGAAGCCCTGGCTGATCCGGCGCTTGCTTCGCGTGATTATGTGCTCACCGGTCCCGAGGCCTTGACCTATCACGAGGTGGCGCAGGCGATCAGCGCCCGGATCGGCAGGCCCGTCCGGCACTGCCGGCTGTCGGTGTGCGAACTGGCCTCGCGCTACGCCACTTTCGGTGTTCCCGAAGCCTATGCCCTCACGCTTGCCCGCATGGACGAGGCCATTGCCCATGGCGCCGAGGACCGGACCACCGATGAGGTGCAGCGGATAACGGGACGGCCCCCGCACAGCTTTGCAGACTTCCTCGAAGATCAGCGTGCCGTATTCGCCTCGCCATTGGCTTAA
- a CDS encoding aldo/keto reductase: MNLRTYRPLGQSGLLVSPLSLGTMTFGTPRWGLDQAGSRAVMEKYIELGGNVIDTADVYAGGQSEEIVGSFIAERGLRDEIVLATKSGFSNGRGLLAGGNGARHVNASIEASLKRLRTDFIDLYWIHVWDGITPAEELLRTMANVIRTGKARYWGISNTPAWYVAQLATLAAVRGLPAPVGLQYFYSLADRTVESEHLPLAEAFSMGLIPWSPLAYGLLTGKYDRAAVEAAGSRKSGVPNEGARDGSDGPTSERRLDGDNPFGDMLFTDRNWRIADEVKRIATETGETPARVALAWVIGRPGVTSTLMGVSRPAQVTENADALGLALSTEQLTALDKVSVGSESILYSLARAPARNHVVFGGADVRSRG; encoded by the coding sequence ATGAACCTGCGCACATACCGGCCGCTTGGCCAATCGGGATTGCTCGTCAGTCCGCTGTCGTTGGGGACGATGACCTTCGGCACCCCCCGCTGGGGCCTCGACCAGGCCGGCAGCCGCGCGGTCATGGAAAAATACATCGAACTGGGCGGCAACGTCATCGACACCGCCGATGTCTATGCCGGTGGGCAGTCGGAGGAGATCGTCGGGTCCTTCATCGCGGAAAGAGGTTTGCGGGACGAGATCGTGCTTGCGACCAAATCAGGGTTTTCGAACGGCCGGGGCCTGCTGGCCGGGGGGAATGGTGCAAGGCACGTCAACGCCTCGATCGAAGCTTCCCTGAAGCGCCTGCGGACCGATTTCATCGACCTCTACTGGATCCATGTCTGGGACGGTATCACACCGGCTGAAGAACTTCTGCGGACGATGGCGAACGTCATTCGCACCGGCAAGGCAAGGTACTGGGGCATCTCCAACACGCCTGCATGGTACGTCGCGCAGCTCGCGACCCTTGCAGCGGTTCGGGGTCTGCCCGCACCGGTCGGACTGCAGTATTTCTATTCCCTTGCTGATCGGACCGTGGAGAGCGAGCACCTTCCCCTCGCAGAAGCATTCAGCATGGGCCTAATTCCTTGGAGCCCGCTCGCCTATGGCCTGCTGACCGGCAAATATGATCGTGCGGCCGTCGAGGCGGCCGGTTCACGCAAGAGCGGCGTCCCCAATGAGGGGGCCCGCGACGGGAGTGACGGCCCCACAAGCGAAAGGCGGCTTGATGGCGACAATCCCTTCGGCGACATGCTCTTCACCGACCGGAACTGGCGCATAGCGGACGAGGTGAAGCGCATTGCGACCGAGACGGGAGAGACACCCGCGCGCGTGGCCCTCGCCTGGGTCATCGGCCGACCGGGTGTTACCTCCACGCTGATGGGCGTCAGCCGGCCCGCGCAGGTCACCGAAAATGCAGATGCCCTTGGCCTTGCGCTATCTACAGAGCAGCTCACCGCCCTCGACAAGGTGAGCGTCGGCAGCGAGAGCATTCTCTACAGCCTCGCGCGCGCGCCTGCGAGAAACCACGTCGTTTTCGGAGGGGCCGATGTCAGAAGCCGAGGCTGA
- a CDS encoding CPBP family intramembrane glutamic endopeptidase: protein MSANRMTGLCGAMGGAAGRHVHAICVRQQPPMRGIIQQKNESCLLRPDRSGEASGLPAGVEYHRVYAVGKRRIIRGMAAIILLFAGLIGLAQACLAGASAIDSQLLGRTGFTPLQHAAGALSLGLLIPYSMLLQRWLYGVPANTLHSVEGRFRFGVFGRALIVFGPMVLIVMSVGFLAPDGRVPWSTADLIAFFIIGMTFTPLAAAGEEYGVRGLMFRVIGSWTRGSRSGAVLGITLTTVLFSLFHGSLDPYILGSYLVLFAALAIITWRTGGLEIAVVLHGVYNVSGLVLATTLHMDLGGDLGSRGEIVGTPANLVPSAGLAIITAVIWWTTRVSGPPRTPALASERSERAGL from the coding sequence TTGTCGGCGAACCGCATGACCGGCCTTTGCGGGGCAATGGGCGGCGCAGCCGGGCGCCATGTTCACGCAATCTGCGTGCGCCAGCAGCCGCCCATGCGCGGGATCATTCAGCAAAAGAACGAAAGCTGTCTTCTTCGGCCTGACAGGTCCGGCGAGGCGTCTGGCCTGCCTGCCGGGGTCGAATATCATCGGGTCTATGCCGTCGGAAAGCGCCGCATCATCCGGGGCATGGCCGCGATTATCCTCCTGTTCGCGGGCCTCATCGGTCTAGCGCAGGCATGCCTTGCCGGCGCCTCGGCAATCGACAGCCAGCTTTTGGGACGGACCGGCTTCACGCCCCTGCAGCATGCCGCCGGGGCGCTCTCGCTCGGCCTCCTCATTCCCTACAGCATGCTGCTCCAGCGCTGGCTCTATGGGGTCCCGGCGAACACCTTGCATTCGGTCGAAGGCCGCTTCCGCTTCGGCGTTTTCGGCCGCGCATTGATCGTATTTGGCCCCATGGTGCTTATTGTCATGTCCGTCGGCTTTCTTGCGCCTGATGGCCGGGTTCCATGGAGCACCGCCGACCTCATTGCGTTTTTCATCATCGGCATGACGTTCACCCCGCTGGCTGCCGCTGGCGAGGAATATGGAGTGCGTGGCCTGATGTTCCGTGTGATCGGTAGCTGGACCCGCGGTTCCCGTTCAGGCGCAGTCCTCGGTATCACGCTTACGACCGTCCTCTTCTCGCTCTTCCACGGCAGCCTCGACCCTTACATCCTTGGCTCCTATCTGGTGCTCTTCGCCGCATTGGCGATCATCACTTGGAGGACGGGTGGCCTTGAGATCGCCGTGGTGCTGCACGGCGTCTACAATGTCAGTGGCCTTGTTCTTGCCACGACGCTCCACATGGATCTGGGAGGTGATCTTGGCAGCCGCGGCGAGATTGTCGGCACGCCTGCCAACCTGGTCCCGAGCGCAGGGCTCGCGATCATCACCGCGGTCATCTGGTGGACCACGCGCGTGTCCGGTCCCCCGCGGACACCGGCGCTTGCAAGCGAGCGATCCGAACGGGCGGGCTTGTGA
- a CDS encoding LysR family transcriptional regulator — protein MDKDIWAGLSVFSEIAESGSFARAAARLGVSPSALSHAMRSLETRLGIRLLDRTTRSVSPTAAGEALLASLQPALASVEQVLGALDADRHEPAGTIRVNAHRPAAVYVVMPRLSRLAEIAPGVKVELVVDDGMVDIVAERFDCGVRHEGKLQQDMIALRISEPMPLIFVASAGYIASHGVPEGPDDLGSHRCVVYRHTTSGVVHRWEFEHEGKRIERSVAGAFATNDVDLMRDAVLAGLGIGCLLRSQAEPFLRSGELVELLPGRAPPLPANYLYYPSRRQPTAAFRAFLGVMRE, from the coding sequence GTGGACAAGGACATCTGGGCCGGACTGTCGGTGTTTTCCGAGATCGCCGAGTCAGGGAGCTTCGCAAGGGCTGCCGCGCGCCTCGGCGTTTCGCCGTCCGCCCTGAGCCATGCCATGCGCTCGCTCGAGACGAGGCTCGGCATCAGACTGCTCGATCGCACGACCCGCTCGGTCTCTCCGACCGCAGCGGGTGAGGCGCTGCTCGCCAGCCTGCAACCGGCGCTGGCATCGGTTGAACAGGTGCTCGGCGCGCTGGATGCCGACCGTCACGAGCCGGCGGGCACCATCCGGGTCAATGCCCACCGCCCGGCGGCGGTCTATGTGGTCATGCCGCGCCTTTCGCGCCTCGCTGAAATCGCTCCCGGGGTAAAGGTCGAGCTCGTCGTCGATGACGGCATGGTCGATATTGTTGCCGAGCGCTTCGACTGCGGGGTTCGCCACGAGGGCAAGCTCCAGCAGGACATGATTGCGTTGCGGATCAGCGAGCCCATGCCTCTGATCTTCGTGGCCTCGGCGGGCTACATTGCGTCGCACGGCGTGCCTGAAGGCCCGGACGATCTCGGCAGCCATCGCTGTGTCGTCTATCGCCACACGACCTCAGGCGTGGTGCACCGCTGGGAGTTCGAGCACGAGGGCAAGCGCATCGAGAGATCGGTCGCAGGCGCATTTGCGACCAACGATGTCGATCTCATGCGCGATGCGGTCCTCGCAGGCCTCGGTATAGGCTGCCTCCTTCGCTCCCAGGCCGAGCCCTTTCTGCGGTCGGGCGAATTGGTGGAGTTGCTGCCGGGCAGGGCGCCCCCGCTGCCTGCCAATTATCTCTATTACCCCAGCAGACGTCAGCCGACCGCGGCATTTCGCGCGTTTCTCGGGGTGATGCGTGAATGA
- a CDS encoding DUF4269 domain-containing protein — MTRPHYLDALHGVGVLSSLARFDPHVAGTPPLGLDLADSDIDVLCHAPDPKEFTIAVRAAFGNHPGFAARQWVSGGRPVIANFEAEGWTFELFGSRQPTEEQIGWRHFRIEQRLLSIGGEALRTLVMDERRKGLKTEPAFAAVLHLSGNPYEALLRLETWSDEALADVLSWSIA, encoded by the coding sequence ATGACCAGACCGCATTATCTGGACGCGCTGCATGGGGTGGGGGTGCTGTCCTCACTGGCACGGTTCGACCCCCATGTCGCGGGTACGCCGCCGCTGGGACTGGACCTCGCCGACAGCGACATAGACGTGCTGTGTCACGCGCCGGATCCAAAGGAGTTCACGATCGCCGTACGGGCTGCTTTCGGCAACCATCCGGGTTTCGCAGCCCGGCAATGGGTCTCAGGCGGACGCCCGGTCATCGCCAACTTCGAGGCTGAAGGTTGGACATTCGAACTCTTCGGATCCCGGCAGCCGACCGAAGAGCAGATTGGCTGGCGTCACTTTCGCATCGAGCAGCGACTGCTTTCGATCGGCGGGGAAGCGCTCCGCACCCTGGTTATGGACGAGCGGCGCAAAGGCCTGAAGACAGAGCCTGCCTTTGCCGCAGTCCTCCACCTTTCCGGCAATCCTTATGAAGCCCTGCTACGCCTGGAAACATGGTCGGACGAGGCACTGGCTGACGTGCTTTCGTGGTCCATCGCGTGA
- a CDS encoding TetR/AcrR family transcriptional regulator has product MERNRSDDIGAKSRAPSGAAIMRADVTEALTRAFFEEWARAGYSGLGLERVARSAGVGKAALYRRWPEKPAMAADLLSRVGLTITDVGDQGSLEGDLEALLLALRRVLRYPLTRRIITDLSAEIERTPALGAAVRPFQRARRERINGLLDRAIARGELSPDVDRETAADIIAAPLYWRLAVVGGRADRDHIARLARMLAAALRADG; this is encoded by the coding sequence ATGGAACGCAACCGTTCCGACGACATTGGTGCGAAGAGCCGCGCTCCGAGCGGCGCGGCCATCATGCGTGCTGACGTCACGGAGGCCCTGACGCGGGCGTTCTTCGAGGAATGGGCTCGCGCCGGCTATTCGGGCCTCGGCCTCGAGCGGGTTGCGCGTTCGGCCGGAGTGGGCAAGGCGGCGCTCTATAGGCGCTGGCCCGAAAAGCCGGCGATGGCGGCGGATCTTCTGTCGCGTGTCGGGCTGACAATTACCGATGTCGGCGACCAGGGCTCCCTCGAGGGCGATCTCGAGGCTTTGCTTCTCGCGCTTCGCAGGGTGCTCCGGTACCCGCTGACCCGGCGGATCATCACGGACCTCAGCGCCGAGATCGAGCGAACGCCTGCGCTCGGAGCGGCCGTTCGGCCATTCCAGCGTGCAAGACGCGAACGTATCAACGGTTTGCTCGATCGTGCCATCGCACGAGGCGAATTGTCGCCTGATGTCGACCGCGAAACGGCAGCCGATATCATCGCTGCACCACTTTACTGGCGTCTGGCGGTTGTGGGGGGGCGAGCCGACAGGGATCATATTGCACGCCTTGCCCGAATGCTCGCAGCAGCGCTCCGCGCGGACGGATGA
- a CDS encoding sensor histidine kinase translates to MKRPPSLRRPLIIYPLAVNFAILIVSFAIIVAVAIRFDSGGPYTDERIIPVIAGAIERDETGQLSVTITPELAELRAGTPQLWFLAEDDTGASVSYGPVPRHYSSLVGRLGDLSFAQLRDRKPPYALAAVARRHRTDIGELTILGHGALSDLNLIVFLASNVIVLPIFVLLALASLVVTPWIVRRSLAGIHRIAREAEAIDADTRGRYLSENHAPREIAPLVSAVNAALRRLDEGQERQKRFFGYAAHELRTPIAVLQSKVESSESEVTRALASDIQRLATLAEQLLDIQRMENHADRSRFDLAALIRGVVGDMAPLIIAGGQTIAVEGLEDAPCLGDPSAIERVVMNLVQNAARHGGRKIIVRVNASSFEIEDDGPGIPPEERERVFEPFHRLSPSVSGSGLGLTLVREVVARQSGRIDVLAAPGEGALVRVTLDEPRLGKAT, encoded by the coding sequence ATGAAGCGCCCCCCTTCCCTCCGGCGCCCGCTGATCATCTACCCGCTCGCCGTCAACTTCGCGATCCTGATCGTCTCTTTCGCGATCATCGTCGCGGTGGCGATCCGCTTCGACAGCGGCGGGCCATACACCGACGAACGGATCATCCCGGTGATCGCGGGGGCAATCGAGCGCGACGAGACCGGGCAGCTCTCCGTGACGATCACGCCCGAACTGGCCGAACTGAGGGCCGGGACACCGCAGCTGTGGTTCTTGGCAGAGGACGATACCGGCGCCAGCGTCAGTTACGGGCCGGTGCCGCGGCACTACAGTTCGCTCGTAGGACGTCTCGGGGATCTGTCCTTCGCCCAGTTGCGCGACAGAAAACCGCCCTACGCGCTCGCTGCGGTCGCCAGGAGGCACAGGACCGACATCGGGGAACTCACGATCCTCGGCCATGGCGCCCTTTCGGATCTCAACCTGATTGTGTTCCTCGCTTCCAACGTGATTGTCCTGCCGATCTTCGTGCTGCTGGCGTTGGCCTCGCTTGTGGTGACACCCTGGATCGTGCGGCGCTCGCTCGCAGGAATCCACCGGATCGCGCGCGAGGCGGAGGCGATCGATGCCGATACGCGCGGACGATACTTGAGCGAGAACCATGCGCCCCGGGAAATCGCGCCGCTCGTCAGCGCGGTGAACGCAGCCCTGCGGCGGCTGGATGAAGGTCAAGAGCGGCAGAAACGTTTCTTCGGCTACGCCGCGCACGAACTTCGCACGCCGATCGCGGTGCTCCAGAGCAAGGTGGAGAGCTCCGAGAGCGAGGTCACCCGCGCCCTGGCAAGCGACATCCAGCGCCTCGCGACGCTCGCCGAGCAACTGCTCGACATCCAGCGCATGGAGAACCATGCCGATCGCAGCCGCTTCGATCTGGCCGCGCTGATCCGCGGGGTCGTGGGGGACATGGCGCCGCTGATCATCGCGGGCGGGCAGACCATCGCGGTCGAAGGTCTGGAGGATGCGCCGTGCCTCGGCGATCCCTCGGCGATCGAACGGGTCGTCATGAACCTCGTCCAGAACGCCGCCCGGCACGGGGGGCGCAAGATCATCGTTCGGGTGAACGCTTCGAGCTTCGAAATCGAGGACGATGGTCCGGGGATTCCGCCCGAAGAACGCGAACGGGTTTTCGAGCCGTTCCACAGGCTGAGCCCGTCCGTGTCCGGGAGCGGCCTTGGCCTCACTCTCGTGCGGGAGGTGGTGGCCCGCCAGAGCGGCAGGATCGATGTTCTCGCCGCCCCCGGAGAAGGGGCGCTGGTGCGGGTCACGCTCGATGAGCCCCGGCTCGGCAAGGCAACCTGA
- a CDS encoding response regulator transcription factor → MRILLVEDELRLAESVCAVLGKERFIVDHVDRLATAREAGLMAVYDLALLDRKLPDGEGLSLVHDLRARNPGIHIIVLSAFGEVADRVAGLDEGADDYLVKPFAMDEMLARIRAVRRRPAQLEGAEIRAGAVVFDLANEEVEVEGGRLDLPRRELRVLAALMKRRGRTVLRETLEQAVFGFDDEVQSNTLDSHISRLRKKLAASGAGVEIHAIRGVGYLLREGA, encoded by the coding sequence GTGAGAATCTTGCTGGTCGAAGACGAGCTCCGGCTCGCCGAATCCGTCTGTGCGGTCCTCGGGAAGGAGAGGTTCATCGTCGATCACGTCGATCGGCTTGCAACCGCTCGAGAGGCCGGGCTGATGGCCGTCTACGATCTGGCATTGCTCGACAGGAAGCTCCCCGATGGTGAGGGGCTGTCGCTGGTTCATGACTTGCGCGCCCGCAATCCGGGCATCCACATCATCGTGCTGAGCGCGTTCGGCGAAGTGGCCGACCGTGTGGCCGGGCTGGACGAGGGAGCGGACGACTATCTCGTCAAACCCTTCGCAATGGACGAAATGCTTGCGCGCATCCGCGCCGTTCGCCGGCGCCCGGCTCAACTGGAAGGCGCCGAGATCCGCGCAGGGGCGGTGGTGTTCGATCTGGCCAACGAGGAAGTCGAGGTTGAGGGGGGGCGGCTCGACCTACCGCGCCGCGAACTGCGTGTCCTTGCCGCATTGATGAAACGTCGCGGCAGGACTGTGCTGCGCGAAACGCTCGAGCAGGCCGTGTTCGGCTTTGACGACGAAGTGCAGTCCAACACGCTGGATTCGCATATCTCGCGGCTGCGGAAAAAGCTGGCGGCATCGGGCGCCGGGGTCGAGATACACGCGATCAGGGGTGTGGGATATCTGCTCCGGGAGGGCGCATGA
- a CDS encoding ParD-like family protein, with product MGIVKIDDALHEEVRRASAVMCRSINAQAEFWMKIGRLAEASPTLTFNEIISQQLASVQVPEPDERAAA from the coding sequence TTGGGAATAGTCAAGATCGACGACGCACTGCACGAAGAGGTGCGGCGGGCCAGCGCCGTGATGTGCCGGTCCATCAATGCACAGGCCGAATTCTGGATGAAGATCGGCAGGCTTGCCGAGGCCAGTCCGACACTCACGTTCAACGAGATCATCAGCCAGCAACTGGCCAGCGTCCAGGTGCCCGAACCCGACGAACGTGCGGCGGCCTGA
- the map gene encoding type I methionyl aminopeptidase produces the protein MVKTPDEIALMRISGRLLASVFEMLDGLDLAGMSTLEVNDLVERYITVGLASRPASKGQYGFAFVLNCSLNDVVCHGVPDANEIIRDGDIINLDITLEKHGYIADSSKTWVVGNASGAARRIVRIANEAMWAGIRQVRPGARLGDVGFAIEAHAKRNGCSVVRDYCGHGIGREMHEEPQVLNFGRPGTGMRLCEGMVFTIEPMINAGRRHVVTDDDGWTVRTRDGRLSAQFEHTVAVTSDGVEVLTLRTDEAALVRAMDASA, from the coding sequence ATGGTCAAGACGCCTGACGAAATTGCCCTGATGCGGATATCAGGACGCCTGTTGGCGTCGGTTTTCGAGATGCTGGACGGTCTTGACCTTGCAGGCATGTCGACCCTCGAGGTCAATGACCTGGTCGAGCGGTACATCACCGTCGGCCTTGCTTCCCGCCCCGCCAGCAAGGGTCAGTACGGGTTTGCCTTCGTGCTCAACTGCTCGCTGAACGATGTCGTTTGTCATGGTGTGCCTGATGCGAACGAGATCATTCGTGACGGGGACATCATCAACCTGGACATCACGCTGGAAAAGCACGGCTATATTGCGGACTCGAGCAAGACATGGGTCGTGGGAAATGCGTCGGGGGCTGCGAGGAGGATTGTCCGGATCGCCAATGAGGCGATGTGGGCCGGCATTCGCCAAGTGCGTCCGGGCGCCCGGCTCGGAGATGTGGGCTTCGCCATCGAAGCGCATGCGAAGAGAAATGGCTGCTCGGTGGTCAGGGACTACTGCGGTCACGGGATCGGCCGCGAGATGCACGAGGAGCCGCAGGTCCTCAATTTCGGCCGTCCGGGCACCGGCATGAGGCTTTGCGAGGGCATGGTCTTCACCATCGAGCCCATGATCAATGCCGGTCGGCGGCACGTGGTCACGGACGATGACGGCTGGACCGTGAGGACACGCGACGGACGCCTGTCTGCCCAGTTCGAACACACCGTGGCAGTGACCTCGGACGGGGTCGAAGTGCTGACGCTGAGGACAGACGAGGCGGCCTTGGTCCGAGCAATGGACGCATCAGCTTAG
- a CDS encoding nuclear transport factor 2 family protein, with amino-acid sequence MSDDIESFSVMLRKALGDRVEQGASSFIDMMAEHAVMEFPYALPGLPLRLEGRDAVARHLERAAGLIAFDRMGAPTVHPSTDQDLVIIEFDGFGYGVETGEPYDQRYISVVRTENGRITHYRDYWNPIAVLRATKGAAYVDALVSVDAGRD; translated from the coding sequence ATGAGTGATGATATTGAAAGCTTTTCGGTCATGCTTCGCAAGGCACTCGGCGACCGAGTTGAACAGGGCGCCAGCTCCTTCATCGACATGATGGCCGAACACGCGGTGATGGAGTTTCCCTATGCACTGCCCGGTCTGCCCCTTCGCCTCGAGGGCCGGGACGCTGTCGCGCGCCATCTGGAAAGGGCGGCAGGCCTCATCGCCTTCGACCGGATGGGCGCGCCGACCGTCCATCCCTCGACCGATCAGGACCTCGTCATCATCGAGTTCGACGGCTTCGGTTACGGTGTGGAAACGGGCGAGCCCTATGATCAACGCTATATCTCGGTGGTCCGTACCGAAAACGGCCGCATCACCCATTATCGCGATTACTGGAACCCGATCGCTGTGCTGCGCGCAACGAAGGGCGCGGCGTATGTCGATGCACTGGTAAGCGTGGATGCCGGTCGTGATTGA
- a CDS encoding SDR family oxidoreductase, with translation MRIFLTGATGFVGSRITPELLAAGHEVVGLTRSESGRHQLEAAGARPHFGTIEDLESLMGGAAQAEAVIHTAFDHDFANYAANCEKDRRVITALGGVLQGSDRPLIVTSATVLGDSGDGEPALEAVFNEGAPIPRVATEQAARAVLSSGVDVRIVRLPQVHDPVRQGLITFYIDHARASGFVGYVGTGDDRWAAAHVGDVAQMFAATLERGSRGETYHAVGERGVPFRQIAGAVAADLDLPLVSLSPEEAEAHFGWLALFIGRNGAASNEWTKARLGWEPRGPGLIADLQAMDYGPVAPAT, from the coding sequence ATGCGAATATTCCTTACAGGTGCGACCGGCTTCGTCGGCTCGCGGATAACTCCGGAACTTCTGGCTGCAGGGCATGAGGTTGTGGGGCTCACACGCTCCGAAAGCGGCAGGCACCAGCTAGAGGCTGCCGGAGCCCGCCCACACTTCGGGACAATCGAGGATCTCGAAAGCCTTATGGGTGGTGCCGCGCAGGCTGAAGCGGTCATTCACACGGCATTCGACCATGATTTTGCGAACTATGCGGCGAACTGCGAAAAGGACCGCCGCGTGATCACCGCGCTTGGCGGAGTGTTGCAAGGATCTGACCGGCCCCTCATTGTCACCTCCGCCACCGTGCTCGGTGACAGCGGCGATGGCGAGCCCGCGCTCGAAGCCGTGTTCAACGAAGGCGCACCCATTCCGCGCGTGGCGACCGAGCAGGCCGCAAGGGCGGTTCTAAGCTCGGGCGTGGATGTACGGATCGTCCGGCTTCCCCAGGTGCATGATCCGGTCAGGCAGGGCCTAATCACCTTCTACATCGACCACGCCCGCGCTTCGGGCTTTGTTGGCTATGTCGGCACAGGCGATGATCGCTGGGCGGCGGCGCATGTCGGCGATGTCGCGCAGATGTTCGCCGCAACGCTGGAGCGCGGATCGCGCGGCGAGACCTATCATGCGGTGGGCGAGCGAGGCGTCCCTTTCCGGCAGATCGCCGGCGCTGTCGCCGCCGATCTCGACCTTCCGCTGGTCTCCCTCTCACCCGAAGAGGCGGAAGCCCATTTCGGCTGGCTGGCGCTGTTCATCGGCCGCAACGGTGCAGCGTCGAACGAATGGACAAAGGCAAGGCTTGGCTGGGAGCCGAGGGGTCCGGGTCTGATCGCCGATTTGCAGGCCATGGATTACGGGCCTGTAGCGCCGGCAACCTGA
- a CDS encoding alpha/beta hydrolase: protein MNKPAIILACAAALAHPAAAGTAPAEVPIEAPGPQGALAGTMARSIEGEGPVALIIPGSGPTDRDGNSPMGIAAASYRLLAQGLAANGITTVRIDKRGMFGSDAAVADANAVTIADYVSDIATWVRRTREETGTPCVWLIGHSEGGLVSLAAAQEVPGLCGLVLIAAPGKPMGEVIRAQLRANPANASLLPAAEIAIDRLTAGEKVEAETLPQPLLPLFGPAVQDYLISAFALDPSELAKRADLPMLIVQGGKDLQVPAEDARRLAAANPSAVLEILPDANHVLKDVAGSSPADNLVTYGNPDLPLAEAVVPTIAGFIRR from the coding sequence ATGAACAAGCCTGCCATCATCCTGGCCTGTGCTGCGGCGCTTGCTCATCCCGCCGCAGCGGGGACAGCCCCTGCGGAAGTTCCGATCGAGGCACCCGGGCCACAAGGCGCGCTGGCGGGAACGATGGCGCGCAGCATCGAGGGCGAAGGACCGGTTGCCCTGATCATTCCGGGCTCCGGCCCGACCGACCGCGACGGAAACAGTCCTATGGGGATTGCGGCGGCAAGCTACCGCCTTCTGGCGCAAGGGCTTGCGGCAAACGGCATCACCACCGTGCGCATCGACAAGCGCGGCATGTTCGGCAGCGACGCGGCGGTTGCCGACGCCAATGCCGTCACGATTGCCGATTACGTGTCCGACATCGCCACGTGGGTGCGCCGGACCCGCGAGGAGACCGGCACCCCGTGCGTCTGGCTGATCGGGCATAGCGAAGGGGGGCTTGTCTCGCTCGCGGCGGCGCAGGAGGTCCCGGGGCTGTGCGGCCTCGTGCTGATCGCCGCCCCCGGAAAGCCGATGGGGGAGGTGATCAGGGCACAGCTTCGTGCCAACCCTGCGAACGCGTCCCTGCTCCCCGCAGCCGAGATTGCGATCGATCGCCTGACAGCTGGCGAGAAGGTCGAAGCCGAGACCCTGCCGCAGCCGTTGCTGCCCCTGTTCGGCCCGGCGGTCCAGGACTATCTGATCAGCGCCTTCGCGCTTGATCCGTCAGAACTGGCGAAGCGCGCTGATCTGCCGATGCTCATCGTGCAGGGGGGCAAGGATCTGCAGGTGCCCGCCGAGGATGCCAGAAGGCTGGCGGCGGCCAATCCGTCCGCCGTGCTCGAGATCCTGCCTGACGCCAATCACGTGCTGAAGGACGTCGCGGGAAGCAGTCCGGCGGACAACCTCGTCACCTATGGCAACCCGGACCTCCCGCTCGCCGAAGCTGTCGTCCCGACGATAGCGGGCTTCATACGCCGCTGA